From a region of the Vidua macroura isolate BioBank_ID:100142 chromosome 25, ASM2450914v1, whole genome shotgun sequence genome:
- the LOC128819013 gene encoding cAMP-dependent protein kinase inhibitor beta-like, whose amino-acid sequence MTEVEPVLDFASSGRTGRRNALPDILGSPAGVSPADLPLKLAEMSLSAGSAQDMQSPSAEVPSPQPPSPELKDTS is encoded by the exons ATGACCGAGGTGGAACCCGTGCTGGACTTCGCATCCTCCGGCAGGACGGGCCGGCGCAATGCCCTGCCCGACATCCTGGGCTCGCCCGCCGGCGTCAGCCCCGCCGACCTGCCCCTCAAACTGGCCGAGATGTCCCTGAGCGCAG GCAGTGCCCAGGACATGCAGTCGCCCTCAGCGGAGGTGccctccccgcagccccccagccccgagcTGAAGGACACGTCCTAA
- the FABP3 gene encoding fatty acid-binding protein, heart, with translation MVDAFVGTWKLVDTNNFDEYMKALGVGFATRQVAGFTKPTTVIELNGDKVTVKTQSTFKNTEITFKLGEEFDETTADDRHVKSLVTLDGGKLVHVQKWDGKETTLVRELKDGKLILTLTMGNVVSTRTYEKET, from the exons ATGGTCGACGCCTTCGTGGGCACCTGGAAGCTGGTGGACACCAACAATTTCGATGAGTACATGAAGGCGCTGG GCGTGGGCTTCGCCACGCGGCAAGTGGCCGGCTTCACCAAGCCCACCACCGTCATCGAGCTGAACGGCGACAAGGTCACCGTGAAGACCCAGAGCACCTTCAAGAACACCGAGATCACCTTCAAGCTGGGCGAGGAGTTCGACGAGACCACGGCGGACGACAGGCACGTCAAG TCCTTGGTCACACTGGATGGAGGCAAACTCGTCCACGTGCAGAAGTGGGACGGGAAGGAGACAACGCTGGTCCGAGAGCTGAAGGATGGGAAGTTAATTCTG ACTCTCACCATGGGCAACGTCGTCTCCACCCGCACCTACGAGAAGGAGACATAG
- the ZCCHC17 gene encoding zinc finger CCHC domain-containing protein 17 isoform X1: MEPLPELYSIFQGEVAAVTDYGAFIKIPGCRKQGLVHRTQLSSCPVDSPAEVLAVGDTVWVKLVGREMKDDKLKLSLSMKVVHQGTGKDLDPNNVSLDQEERRKRTFRDYTSQKITLEAVLNTVCKKCGCKGHFAKECFMQPGGTKYSLIPEEEEEEGAAAGREGDKKISQAEESSKKRKKEKKKRKKHKAKQSSESDSDSSASDSDGAQPSSKRPKRSGKASKAPKKKKKKKKHKK; this comes from the exons ATGGAGCCGCTGCCCGAGCTCTACTCCATCTTCCAGGGCGAG GTCGCTGCAGTGACAGATTATGGGGCCTTTATCAAAATCCCAGGCTGCAGGAAACAAG GCCTCGTGCACAGGACTCAGCTGTCCTCGTGCCCCGTGGACAGCCCCGCAGAGGTGCTCGCCGTGGGGGACACGGTCTGGGTGAAGCTCGTCGGCAGAGAG ATGAAGGATGACAAACTGAAGCTCTCCCTCTCCATGAAGGTTGTTCACCAAGGCACGGGGAAGGACCTGGATCCCAACAACGTTTCCCTTGA tcaggaggagaggaggaaacgCACCTTCAGGGACTACACGAGCCAGAAGATCACCCTGGAGGCTGTGCTGAACACAGTGTGCAAGAAATGTGGCTGCAAAG GTCACTTTGCCAAGGAGTGTTTCATGCAGCCTGGAGGAACCAAATACAGCCTCAttccagaggaggaggaagaggagggggcagcagcaggacgtGAAGGAGATAAAAAGATCAGCCAGGCTGAGGAGTCTtccaaaaagaggaaaaag gagaagaagaagaggaagaagcacAAGGCCAAGCAGTCCTCGGAGTCGGACTCGGACAGCTCGGCCTCGGACAGCGACGGAGCTCAGCCCTCCAGCAAGAGGCCCAAGCGCTCCGGGAAAGCCAGCAAGGCtcccaagaagaagaagaagaagaagaagcacaAGAAGTAG
- the ZCCHC17 gene encoding zinc finger CCHC domain-containing protein 17 isoform X2 has protein sequence MEPLPELYSIFQGEVAAVTDYGAFIKIPGCRKQGLVHRTQLSSCPVDSPAEVLAVGDTVWVKLVGREMKDDKLKLSLSMKVVHQGTGKDLDPNNVSLDQEERRKRTFRDYTSQKITLEAVLNTVCKKCGCKGHFAKECFMQPGGTKYSLIPEEEEEEGAAAGREGDKKISQAEESSKKRKKPWIATLLPFCSNSCPALRAGSGDQLLPPGAPCPFHAGAGPERLVLPW, from the exons ATGGAGCCGCTGCCCGAGCTCTACTCCATCTTCCAGGGCGAG GTCGCTGCAGTGACAGATTATGGGGCCTTTATCAAAATCCCAGGCTGCAGGAAACAAG GCCTCGTGCACAGGACTCAGCTGTCCTCGTGCCCCGTGGACAGCCCCGCAGAGGTGCTCGCCGTGGGGGACACGGTCTGGGTGAAGCTCGTCGGCAGAGAG ATGAAGGATGACAAACTGAAGCTCTCCCTCTCCATGAAGGTTGTTCACCAAGGCACGGGGAAGGACCTGGATCCCAACAACGTTTCCCTTGA tcaggaggagaggaggaaacgCACCTTCAGGGACTACACGAGCCAGAAGATCACCCTGGAGGCTGTGCTGAACACAGTGTGCAAGAAATGTGGCTGCAAAG GTCACTTTGCCAAGGAGTGTTTCATGCAGCCTGGAGGAACCAAATACAGCCTCAttccagaggaggaggaagaggagggggcagcagcaggacgtGAAGGAGATAAAAAGATCAGCCAGGCTGAGGAGTCTtccaaaaagaggaaaaag CCCTGGATTGCCACATTGTTGCCCTTCTGCTCcaattcctgccctgctctgagggctggCAGTGGTGATCAACTCCTGCCTCCTGGGGCACCGTGCCCTTTCCATGCGGGAGCGGGCCCAGAAAGGCTCGTGCTGCCCTGGTGA
- the ZCCHC17 gene encoding zinc finger CCHC domain-containing protein 17 isoform X4, giving the protein MEPLPELYSIFQGEVAAVTDYGAFIKIPGCRKQGLVHRTQLSSCPVDSPAEVLAVGDTVWVKLVGREMKDDKLKLSLSMKVVHQGTGKDLDPNNVSLDQEERRKRTFRDYTSQKITLEAVLNTVCKKCGCKGHFAKECFMQPGGTKYSLIPEEEEEEGAAAGREGDKKISQAEESSKKRKKGDIKSCQMFSRAGIIKL; this is encoded by the exons ATGGAGCCGCTGCCCGAGCTCTACTCCATCTTCCAGGGCGAG GTCGCTGCAGTGACAGATTATGGGGCCTTTATCAAAATCCCAGGCTGCAGGAAACAAG GCCTCGTGCACAGGACTCAGCTGTCCTCGTGCCCCGTGGACAGCCCCGCAGAGGTGCTCGCCGTGGGGGACACGGTCTGGGTGAAGCTCGTCGGCAGAGAG ATGAAGGATGACAAACTGAAGCTCTCCCTCTCCATGAAGGTTGTTCACCAAGGCACGGGGAAGGACCTGGATCCCAACAACGTTTCCCTTGA tcaggaggagaggaggaaacgCACCTTCAGGGACTACACGAGCCAGAAGATCACCCTGGAGGCTGTGCTGAACACAGTGTGCAAGAAATGTGGCTGCAAAG GTCACTTTGCCAAGGAGTGTTTCATGCAGCCTGGAGGAACCAAATACAGCCTCAttccagaggaggaggaagaggagggggcagcagcaggacgtGAAGGAGATAAAAAGATCAGCCAGGCTGAGGAGTCTtccaaaaagaggaaaaag GGTGACATCAAAAGTTGTCAGATGTTTTCCAGAGCTGGAATAATAAAACTTTGA
- the ZCCHC17 gene encoding zinc finger CCHC domain-containing protein 17 isoform X3, translating to MEPLPELYSIFQGEVAAVTDYGAFIKIPGCRKQGLVHRTQLSSCPVDSPAEVLAVGDTVWVKLVGREMKDDKLKLSLSMKVVHQGTGKDLDPNNVSLDQEERRKRTFRDYTSQKITLEAVLNTVCKKCGCKGHFAKECFMQPGGTKYSLIPEEEEEEGAAAGREGDKKISQAEESSKKRKKLPSSWFCATTHSPQKIFLE from the exons ATGGAGCCGCTGCCCGAGCTCTACTCCATCTTCCAGGGCGAG GTCGCTGCAGTGACAGATTATGGGGCCTTTATCAAAATCCCAGGCTGCAGGAAACAAG GCCTCGTGCACAGGACTCAGCTGTCCTCGTGCCCCGTGGACAGCCCCGCAGAGGTGCTCGCCGTGGGGGACACGGTCTGGGTGAAGCTCGTCGGCAGAGAG ATGAAGGATGACAAACTGAAGCTCTCCCTCTCCATGAAGGTTGTTCACCAAGGCACGGGGAAGGACCTGGATCCCAACAACGTTTCCCTTGA tcaggaggagaggaggaaacgCACCTTCAGGGACTACACGAGCCAGAAGATCACCCTGGAGGCTGTGCTGAACACAGTGTGCAAGAAATGTGGCTGCAAAG GTCACTTTGCCAAGGAGTGTTTCATGCAGCCTGGAGGAACCAAATACAGCCTCAttccagaggaggaggaagaggagggggcagcagcaggacgtGAAGGAGATAAAAAGATCAGCCAGGCTGAGGAGTCTtccaaaaagaggaaaaag CTGCCTTCAAGCTGGTTTTGTGCTACCACACACAGCCCTCAAAAGATATTCTTAGAGTGA